Below is a window of Streptomyces qaidamensis DNA.
TGAGAGAGCGCTGGGAGTCCCTGGCCGCCCTGGTGAACCTCGCACAGGACTTCGCCGCCGCCAGACCTGCCGCAACCCTGGCGGACCTCGTCGCCGAACTCGACGAACGGGCGAACGCCCAGCACGCCCCCACCGTGCAGGGCGTCACCCTCGCCTCCCTGCACTCGGCCAAGGGCCTGGAGTGGGATGTCGTCTTCCTGGTCGGCGTCGCCGAGGGCATGATGCCGATCACCTACGCCAAGACCGACGAACAGATCGAAGAGGAGCGCCGCCTCCTCTATGTCGGAGTCACCCGGGCGCGAGAGCACCTCCATGTCTCCTGGGCGCTCTCCCGCTCGCCCGGAGGACGCCCCAACCGCCGCCCCAGCCGCTTCCTCGACGGGCTGCGCCCCGGTTCGACGGCTACCGCGGGCCGTACCGCCGCCGGAGGAGCGGGCGGAATCGAGCGCGGAATCCCCGGAACCAGGGGGTCCGCCCCGAAACGGGCGCAGCGAGTCCCCGCCCGCTGCCGAGTCTGCGGCCGCACGCTGACCGACCCGGGGGAAATGAAGCTGATGCGCTGCGACGACTGCCCCTCCGACATGAACGAGGGCCTGTACGAGCGCCTGCGTGAGTGGCGCGCCGACCAGGCACGCAGCAGCGGCCAGCCCGCCTTCTGCGTGTTCACGGACAGGACGCTGATGGCGATCGCCGAGTCCGCCCCCGACGACGAGCGCGAGCTCGCCCGCATCCCGGGTGTCGGGATGCGCAAGCTCACCCGCTACGGCACGGATGTACTGGCCATCTGCGCAGGCCAGTCGTCGGCGGAGAGCACAGATCAGGACTGACACGAACTCGTCGAAAAAATAGTTTGCGCATGCCCCAGCAATCCCCATAGGTTCTTAGGCACGAGAGCAGCGGCCTTCTCGAAGGCCCTGATCCCGTGTTGTACTTGCATATCCGTCGGACTGGTTCACCCAGTCCCCCGATACGCCGAGAGGAGGCGAGTCCAGTGGTCAGCATCTACACCAGCTCCGTCAGCACCGTGAAAATGACCGATCGCTCGGCCGTCTCCGCGTGCATGCTCGGCGTTTCGAACCTGGGCACCGGTCTGTCCGGCATTCGTGCCGTCCGCCCGGCGTCCTCCTCCGTTGCCCCCGCGGGCCTTCCCGTCCGTGAGCGCAATGAGCGACCGACCAAGGCACTGGAAGCGGCAGTAGCGGCACAGGCGCAGGCCTATGCCTTTACGGCGACCGGTGCCGGATTCCGGAAGCAGACGACGCAGCACCACCAGATGTGGGCCTTCCGTGGGCCAGAACCCTGGAGTGATCCAGCCTGATCGCCGATCAGGCCGGCGCCTTCAGGGCCGCGGAACCCCATCCGGGATCCGCGGCCCTTCTGTTTGTCCCTGAACAGGGATGACAGACCGAAGGAGCCTCGGGACAAGAAGAGAACCCGGTACCACCCACCCCGGCCAACAGGCCGGAACGACCAGACGAGGAAGACGAACCGTGCAACTCGAAGCGCACGCCCCGTCCGTACCGCCTTCCGACACGATCCCCAAGCCCGGCTCCACGGAGGACCCCGCCTTGACCCCGCTCACCGCGCTCACCGCGCTCGACGACGCCATCGAGAACCTCGGCGTACCCGTCCCGTGCCGTTCGTACGACCCGGAGGTCTTCTTCGCCGAGTCACCCGCGGACGTCGAGTACGCCAAGTCCCTCTGCCGCACCTGCCCGCTGGTCGAGGCCTGCCTCGCCGGCGCCAAGGAGCGGCGTGAGCCCTGGGGCGTCTGGGGTGGCGAGCTGTTCGTCCAGGGTGTCGTCGTCGCCCGGAAGCGGCCGCGTGGCCGCCCGCGCAAGAACCCGGTCACAGCATGAACATCGCAGGAACGATCGACCGCCCCCTCACGCACAACCCGCAGAAGCAGGCCCCGATGAAGCCGTCCACTTACGAGCCCGCAGGCTCCGCGACCCAAGACTTCACCATCAGCGGCGCGAAGGACTCGCGTCAGAACAGGACCCGAGAGATGCAACTCATCCCAGAAGCCATGGCTCGTGCGCATATGCGCGAGCGACTGCAGGAAGCGGAGCGGGATCGCCAGGCCGTGCGCCTGGTGGCCGCCCGCCGGATGCAGCGCAGGGCGGAGCGCGCGTCGATGCGTGCCCGTCGGGCGCTCGCCATGGCGGTCATGCAGTAACCCGCCCACCCAACGAGGGCCTCCGGGCAAGGGAGGCCCCGCTGCTGCCGCCGTAGAGCTCTCATCGCGGGGGCCGGTCCGTACCGAACGGGCCGGTCCCCGCGGTGCGTTGGGCCGACCAGGAGCGCACGCGGCGCCCACCGGTGCCGGGTGCTTGGTGCCACCCGAGTTGGTGCGCGGTGTTCGTCCGGCCGGGCGTTGTGCCCACCGAAGCGCCGGGCGCGGAGATATCGTCGCCGGGTGACGAGTCCTCCTGGAGGCGGCGACGACGGCTCCGCCACCGAGCCGCGGCGCTTCGTCTGCGCCCGCTGCGGCGCATCGGCCGACGTCCTGACCGAAGGCCCACCCCTCACCTGGACATACTCCGTGGAGAGCGGCATCCGTCAGTACTACTGCGAGATGTGCTCCCGAGAGAACCTCAGGTCCATCGAGGGGCGCTTGGACTCGGACTGGTGGTGAACCCCGCGACCGGGACTCACGCCTGCGCCACCGCCTCTTCGCCGTCCACCGGGTCCTCGGGGACGAACCCCGGCAGCCACTCCTCCAGCTCCTCGCGCAACCGCACCGTCGCCCCCAGCTGACACAGCACGCCGATCGTGCTCAATGTCACCCGGTGGATCAGCAGATAGGACGGGGGCAGGTTGAGCTGCTTGCCGAGCTGGTAGGCGGGGGAGCGAGGGTCGGCGACCCGAGCCGCCTGGCTGCGCATCCAGCCCCGCGTGAAGGTGAACTCCTCGACCTGGGCCGGCTCGATGATCGGCAGCAGGTAGTCCATGACGGCGTCCGGGTCCAGCTCTATGGTCTCCTTGACGAACCCTTCCGCGCACAGCAGCTCGTAGACCGCCTCGGCCTCCCCGTCGAGGGTCATCCGCAGGGACTCGCCGATCGTGGCCGGCAGTCCCCCGGGGAGACGGTCGACCGTGCCGAAGTCCAGGACGCCCAGCCGCCAGTCGTCCTCACCCTCCGGGCCGCCGGGCAGAAGCCGGAAGTTGCCCGGGTGGGGATCGGCGTGCAGCAGGCCCGTGCGGGCGGGGCCGGAGAACAGGAAGCGGGCCAGCAGCTGACCGGCACGGTTGCGCTGCTCCTGGGTGCCGTCCGAGATGATCTCCGACAGCGGGATGCCGTCCATCCACTCGGTGACCAGGACCTGGTCGGACTGGTGCACCACCTGGGGCACGACCACGTCCGGGTCGTCCGTGAACTCCTCGGCGTGGGCCTGCTGGGCCTGGGCCTCCAGGCCGTAGTCCAGCTCCTCCGAGACGCGGTCCTTCAGCTCCGAGATCAGCGGCTTGATGTCCATGCCGGGGATCAGCGGACCGAGCAGACGCGAGAAGCGACTCAGCTGGTTCA
It encodes the following:
- a CDS encoding WhiB family transcriptional regulator: MQLEAHAPSVPPSDTIPKPGSTEDPALTPLTALTALDDAIENLGVPVPCRSYDPEVFFAESPADVEYAKSLCRTCPLVEACLAGAKERREPWGVWGGELFVQGVVVARKRPRGRPRKNPVTA
- a CDS encoding ABC1 kinase family protein, which encodes MSDLPRKAVTRTAKLAALPLGIAGRATWGFGKRIVGESAELVGRELQQRTAEQLFKVLGELKGGAMKFGQALSVFESALPEEVAGPYRAALTKLQEAAPPMPTRTVHAVLEERLGEGWHELFLEFEDKPAAAASIGQVHQGVWHDGREVAVKVQYPGAGEALLSDLNQLSRFSRLLGPLIPGMDIKPLISELKDRVSEELDYGLEAQAQQAHAEEFTDDPDVVVPQVVHQSDQVLVTEWMDGIPLSEIISDGTQEQRNRAGQLLARFLFSGPARTGLLHADPHPGNFRLLPGGPEGEDDWRLGVLDFGTVDRLPGGLPATIGESLRMTLDGEAEAVYELLCAEGFVKETIELDPDAVMDYLLPIIEPAQVEEFTFTRGWMRSQAARVADPRSPAYQLGKQLNLPPSYLLIHRVTLSTIGVLCQLGATVRLREELEEWLPGFVPEDPVDGEEAVAQA